A genome region from Nicotiana tabacum cultivar K326 chromosome 13, ASM71507v2, whole genome shotgun sequence includes the following:
- the LOC107767849 gene encoding uncharacterized protein LOC107767849: protein MFTKEIYGNWCIRIKVLLGAYDIWEPVEVGGDGAEDNVAFIKKDHKVITLIHQSLDDKMFEKVENATTSKQAWEILQTSFKSLDKVKRVCFQTLREEFESLHMKESESVSDYISRVLTIVNQMKRYGEDLSDDRVVAKILRSLDLKFNYIVVAIEESKDLDTMTIEEYTGSLQAREVKLKKPKEESVEQALQVKLSFKEKDERRGSQQRGRGCGQGHGEKGRGGSQPPYKENRRQDSNQGRGHAFGHFSWECKNNVEEKNNFVESKNEDGDGILVPACKREESV, encoded by the coding sequence ATGTTCACAAAAGAGATTTATGGAAATTGGTGTATCCGGATAAAGGTCTTGCTTGGTGCCTATGATATTTGGGAACCGGTGGAAGTCGGAGGTGATGGAGCGGAAGATAATGTTGCCTTTATAAAGAAAGATCACAAGGTGATCACTCTCATCCATCAAAGTTTGGATGACAAGATGTTTGAGAAGGTTGAAAATGCAACTACCTCAAAGCAAGCATGGGAGATTCTTCAAACTTCCTTTAAAAGTTTGGATAAAGTGAAAAGAGTTTGTTTCCAAACCTTAAGAGAAGAGTTTGAATCATTGCATATGAAGGAATCCGAATCCGTTTCGGATTACATTTCAAGAGTTTTGACTATTGTCAATCAAATGAAGAGATATGGTGAAGACTTGAGTGATGATAGGGTCGTTGCAAAAATACTACGATCCCTtgatttaaaatttaattatattgttgtggCTATTGAAGAATCCAAAGACTTGGATACCATGACCATTGAAGAATACACGGGTTCTTTGCAAGCACGTGAAGTAAAGTTGAAGAAACCGAAAGAAGAATCGGTCGAACAAGCGTTGCAAGTAAAACTTTCTTTCAAGGAGAAAGATGAAAGGCGTGGCTCGCAACAAAGAGGTCGTGGATGTGGACAAGGTCATGGTGAAAAGGGAAGAGGTGGTAGCCAACCACCATATAAAGAAAATAGGAGACAAGACTCTAATCAAGGAAGAGGTCATGCATTTGGTCATTTTTCATGGGAATGTAAAAATAACgtggaagaaaaaaataattttgtggagagcaaaaatgaagatggagatGGTATTTTAGTTCCCGCTTGCAAAAGAGAAGAAAGTGTATAG